GTTCCAACTTTAATCCGCAGTCAATGCCCTCCCGGGGCTGGTGCATCCCTGTGTGAAGTGCTGCGGATCCTCGGGGCGCGTCCCGCGCGGGGGTCAGGGGTTCATGGTACACGGGGCATgaaaactaaaatctgaaaacccGAGGAGTTGTACAAGGCCAGGTGGCACTCGCCCGCCTGCATTGCTTTGCAGCGTGGTGGCCAAAACCGTTGGTGGTTTCCTGATGTGCTTTCATGCCCTCACCAGAATTTCGCTTCCTTTTTCCACTGCTGCACTTGGTTCGCAGACTGgctcagcccagcaccagcccGCGTCACCCCTGCCCCGCCACCGCAACGGGTGGGGAACAAAAGGAGGGAACGTGGCTGGTCGTGATGACCCTCCATGGGGTATGAGTTCCCCTGCTTAAGGTcacctcttcctttcttttctttatggGCTTTACGGTTTTTTTCCCCGTCTCTGTGTGTGGAGCTGTCAGTTGCTTCTCAGCAGGGAATTCTTGCCATTATTTATCCTTTATTACATCAGCCGAGGGTACCTTCTCTGTTTCTCCTTGACCCCATCCAGCTAATGAGAAGGGACTTTGAGGCAGCAGTATTACcatctaaacttttttttttatataatagcTCTCTGTTGTAAGAGTTAAATGTCATGGGTAACATTCTGTGCAGACTAACCTCTTGCATCCAGCACTTTGGGGCTCCTCCATCTGTAGTACACATCTAAATTTGAGCAGTGAAGTGTCCAGAACCAACAATATTTCTGGGAGTAGCCATTATTGTTCTTTTCCCTTTCATCCCTGGCCTTCCTTACAAGACCTTAGTCCTTAAAGACAAAGGAATTTTTTTATCTTGTTCTTATTTGCTGTatcatatatatatttcaaaattattttttcatctgtttttcaaaACGTTTGCCTATTAATGATGATGGAGACTGTTCAGGCAACTCTTAACATACTGATATATTGAGTGAGTTTTTGCAGCAAAGctaacttctaatttttttttttccttttagctgtCTTCTGGGTTCACCATTGAATTTTCTGATAATGGCACAGATGAGGTTGGTTCAGGTGACTATGGGGACTATGGAGAGCCATGCTTCCAGCATGAGAATGCTGATTTCAACCGGATCTTCTTGCCAACAATCTACTCCATCATCTTCCTGACGGGAATAATTGGCAATGGATTGGTTATTGTTGTTATGGGCTACCAGAAGAAACAAAGGAGCATGACAGATAAATACAGGCTGCACCTCTCTGTGGCTGACCTCCTTTTCGTCATCACCTTGCCATTCTGGTCTGTGGATGCGGCCATAAGCTGGTACTTCGGGAATGTTCTGTGTAAGGCAGTTCATGTCATTTACACAGTCAACCTCTATAGCAGTGTCTTGATTTTGGCCTTTATAAGTTTAGATCGTTACCTGGCAATAGTCCATGCTACCAACAGCCAGCGACCACGAAAGCTGTTGGCTGAGAAGGTGGTGTATGTGGGCGTGTGGCTACCAGCTGTGcttctgacagtgcctgacataATTTTTGCCAGTACTAGTGAAGTAGAAGGAAAGTATCTATGCGATCGCATGTATCCTCATGAGAACTGGCTGATTTCTTTCAGATTTCAGCATATCTTGGTAGGACTTGTCTTGCCTGGTCTAATAATCCTGACTTGCTACTGTATTATAATATCTAAGCTGTCACATTCAAAAGGCCACCAGAAGCGCAAAGCCTTGAAGACAACGGTTATCCTCATCCTCGCCTTCTTTGCCTGCTGGCTACCATATTATATCGGCATCAGCATCGACACATTCATCTTGCTAGGAGTCATCAGACATCGTTGCAGCTTGGAGACGATCGTGCATAAATGGATCTCCATCACTGAAGCCCTGGCATTCTTCCACTGTTGCCTGAATCCAATTCTGTATGCCTTCCTGGGTGCCAAATTCAAAACATCAGCACAAAATGCCCTGACATCAGTTAGCAGAGGATCAAGCCTCAAGATTCTTTCAAAAAGCAAACGTGGGGGACATTCTTCTGTTTCTACAGAGTCCGAGTCTTCAAGTTTCCATTCCAGCTAACGCTGCTCCTTGCCATCTTTTTATAAATAGACACTTTAAAGTCGGGCAAGATTTCAGAAAAACAAGACTGACCATAATGTACAGATTTATTTACAGTTGGAATTTTATATTGGTTCTTTTAGTTTTTGTGAAGTTTAATTGAC
Above is a genomic segment from Patagioenas fasciata isolate bPatFas1 chromosome 7, bPatFas1.hap1, whole genome shotgun sequence containing:
- the CXCR4 gene encoding C-X-C chemokine receptor type 4; this translates as MAHSMDNSLDGLDLSSGFTIEFSDNGTDEVGSGDYGDYGEPCFQHENADFNRIFLPTIYSIIFLTGIIGNGLVIVVMGYQKKQRSMTDKYRLHLSVADLLFVITLPFWSVDAAISWYFGNVLCKAVHVIYTVNLYSSVLILAFISLDRYLAIVHATNSQRPRKLLAEKVVYVGVWLPAVLLTVPDIIFASTSEVEGKYLCDRMYPHENWLISFRFQHILVGLVLPGLIILTCYCIIISKLSHSKGHQKRKALKTTVILILAFFACWLPYYIGISIDTFILLGVIRHRCSLETIVHKWISITEALAFFHCCLNPILYAFLGAKFKTSAQNALTSVSRGSSLKILSKSKRGGHSSVSTESESSSFHSS